The Streptomyces sp. RKND-216 genomic sequence AGGCCAGGTACTTCGGCGAGGTATTCGACCGCCCTTCACCGGAGCCGCTGCCTCGCTGGCAGGACTCCGACGGCAGCGATCTGTGGGCGACCGAGGACGAGACGTGCGATCAGATCATCGGGTTCTACCGCCGCACATGGGAACACTCGGACGCCACGATCGACGAGCTTCCCCTCGACGCACCCGGCCACGTGCCGTGGTGGCCGGAGCCTCATTGCCACACGAAGCTGTTCGCCATCATGGTCCATGTCCTCGGCGAGTCCGTTCGGCATGCCGGGCACGCAGATATCCTGCGCGAGGGCCTCGACGGCCGGACCGGCTTGCGCCCCGAACACGAGATGCCGATCAACGAGGAAGCCCGTGCAGCCTACTGCGCGAAGATCGAGCGGGCCGCCAGGTCGGCCGCGCCCGTTCAGGAGTAGCCTCGATACTTTCGTGAGCGACCTCCGGATCCTCCTCTGGCTCGCCGGCTGAGCCGGCCCCGGCGAAGCGTGCGTCCACACGCGCGTCGAGGGTGATCACTCCGGATCCTGCGGGTGTTCGCCGAGTCGATGCCGGACCAGCAGGACTCGGCAGTCATCGACCTTGCGGAGGTCGCATTCGCTCTCGGCCCGGCGCATGTCGGCCACAAGTCGTTGGCAGGCCGGGTCTGCCGACGGAGCTGCCCCGGTTCGCGACGCACCTGGAGATGCACCGGGGCCTCATGCTCGCCCGACCCGGGGACCGGGACGGCGGGATCACCTACGCCCGGCGCGCCCTTGGGCGGCTCCCGCCGGAGAAGCACAGCCTCACCGCTCCGCATGCTCATGGACGAGGTGGAGGCGACCGCCTGAGTCGGCGGCTACGGACCCCCGAGCCCCCCGGCCCCGCAGGGCCGGGGGGCTTCCGCATGCCCTGTGGAGCCCGCACACGCACACCACCCGCACGTGCTGCACATGGTTGCGCGAAAACGCGCGCAACCCTTGACCTGTGAGCAGATTCGGGCGGAAACTGCTGCGCGATCGCACCCTCACCACGTGTCAGGAGGCTTCGCATGTCCGGACCCGAAGACGTCGGCGGGCTGTCCCGCAGAGCGGCACTGCGCGCCGGGGCACTCGCCGGAGCCGGGATGGCCGCGGTCGGCGCGGGCGGCGGCACCGCCGCGGCCGCCGATCGTACGGGGCCGCGGATTCCCGGAGCCGACGAGAGCACCTGGCCGAAGCGGCGCGGCCGGTCGATGATGGGCGTGCCGTTCGACCGGCATCGCACGGTGCGCGTCGGCGTCATCGGGCTGGGCAACCGCGGTTCGGCCATGCTCCCGCTGTTCCTCGCGCTGGAGGGCGTCCGGGTCACCGCGCTGTGCGACGTGGACCGGGAGAAGGTCGCCGGGGCGGTGAAGACGGTCACCGACGCCGGACAGCCCGAACCGGCCACGTTCACGACCGGCGAGGACGCGTACGAGAAGCTCTGCGCCTACCAGGAGCTCGACTTCGTCTACGTCGTCACGCCCTGGGAGTGGCACACCGAGATGGCCCTCACCGCGATGCGGGCCGGCAAGCACGTGGGCGTGGAGTGCCCGATCGCCACCAGCATCCGCGACCTGTGGCGGCTGGTGGACACCTCGGAGGAGACCCGGCGGCACTGCATCCAGCTCGAGAACTGCTGCTACGGGCAGAACGAACTGCGCGTGCTGCGCATGGCCCACGAGGGGCTGTTCGGCGAACTGCTGCACGGCTCCGGCGCCTACCTGCACGACCTGCGCGAACTGCTGTTCTCCGACACGTACTACGAGGACGAGTGGCGCCGCGCCTGGCACACCCGGCGGGACGGCGACCTCTACCCCACGCACGGGCTCGGGCCGGTGGCCGCCTACATGGACATCAACCGGGGCGACCGGCTGGTGCGCATGACGTCCATGAGCACTCCCGCGCTGGGGCTTGCCGACTACCGCGACCGGCACGTGCCGCGCGACGACCCGAAGTGGGACGAGCGCTACGTCAACGGCGACGTGACGATGAGCCTGCTGCAGACCGAGCGCGGCCGGGTGATCCACCTCGTGCACGGCGTCTCCAACCCGCACCCGTACAGCCGGCTCAACCACCTGGCCGGCACCCGCGGCGCCTTCGAGGACTACCCGGAGCGCATCTACCTGGAACCCGGCGCGAGCGGGCACGAGTGGCAGGACTTCGGGCGGTACGCCGAGTACGACCACTGGCTGTGGAAGGACGTCGGACCGGGGCCGGGAGGCCACGGCGGCATGGATTACCTCATGCTGTACCGCCTCGCGCAGACGATGCGGCTCGGCCTCGCGCCGGACATGGACGTCTACGATGCCGCCGCCTGGAACGCCCCCTTCGCGCTCAGCATCCACTCGGTGCGCCACGACGGCGCGACGGTCCCCTTCCCGGACTTCACCCGTGGCGAGTGGAAGACCCCGCACCCGGGAACCGACTCCTCCAAGCCGTCCGGCGGCTGACCCGCAGGCACCACGGCACGCACGGCGCCCCCCTGCCACGACCGGGGCGCCGTGCGCGTATATGCTTGAATGGCCCGTAGAACACTCAGAAAGCGTCAAACGATGCACGCCGAGGAGAGCCCGTGACGCACCTCGAAGCGGAGACGGCCGACCAGCCCGAGTGCTGGGACCGTGCCGCCGCGCTGGCCGCGGCCCGCAGCGACCTGCTTCCCGTGAACGGCGAGCGGGTCGCCGTGGTCGGCTGCGGCACCTCCCTGTTCATGGCCCAGGCGTACGCCGCGCTGCGCGAGTCCCACGGGCTCGGGGAGACCGACGCCTTCGCGGCCTCCGAGTTTCCGCGCGGCCGCCGCTACGACCAGGTGGTCGCCCTGACCCGGTCCGGTACCACCACCGAGGTGCTCGACCTGCTCGCCGGGCTCCGCGGCGCGGTGCGCACGCTCGCCGTCACCGCCGACCCGCACACCCCGGTCGCGTCCGCCGCCGACGCGCTCGCCGTGCTGGACTTCGCCGACGAACACTCGGTGGTGCAGACCCGGTTCGCGACCAGCGCCCTCACCTTCCTGCGCGCGGGCCTCGGCCTGCACGACGCGCAGGTGGAGCGGGACGCCCGGCGGGCCCTGTCCGAGCCGCTCCCCGAAGGCCTCGCCCGGGCCTCGCAGTTCACCTTCCTCGGCAACGGCTGGACGGTGGGGCTCGCCCACGAGGCCGCGCTGAAGATGCGCGAGGCGACCCGGTCCTGGACGGAGTCCTATCCCGCCATGGAGTACCGGCACGGACCGATCAGCATCGCCGACCGGTCCACCGTCACCTGGATGTTCGGACCGGCGCCCGCCGGGCTCCCCGAGCAGGTCGCGGCGACCGGCGCACGGTGGATCGAGAGCGCACTGGACCCGCTGGCCTCGCTGGTCTCCGTGCACCGGCTGGCCGCCGCTGTCGCCGCGGAGCGCGGGCTGGACCCGGACCGGCCCCGCAATCTGACCCGCTCCGTGATCCTCGCCGACGGCTGAGCGACGTGCCCCTCGTCCCCACCGGCGCACTGGTCGCCGAGGCGGCCGCCCGCGGCGCGGCCGTGGCCGCCTTCAACGTCATCACGCTGGAGCACGTGGAGGCAGTGGTCGCCGGCGCCGAGCGCGCGGGCCTGCCGGTGATCCTCCAGATCAGCGAGAACGCCGTGCTCTTCCACGGCGGCCGGCCCGGGCCGCTGGCGGCGGCCGCCGCGGAGTGCGCCCGGCAGGGCACGGCGCCGCTCGCACTGCACCTGGACCACGTGAAGGACCGCGCGCTGCTGGAGCAGGCGCCCGGCTGCGGCTTCGGGTCGGTCATGTTCGACGCCGCGCACCTGCCGTACGAGCAGAACGTCGCCGCCACCCGGGAGGCGGCCGCGTGGGCGCACGCGCACGGCCTGTGGCTGGAGGCCGAACTCGGCGAGGTCGGCGGCAAGGACGGCCGCGGCCCGCTCGACGCGCACGCGCCGGGCGCGCGTACCGATCCGGACGAGGCCTGCCGGTTCACCGAGGCCACCGGCGTGGACGCGCTCGCCGTCGCCGTCGGCAGCTCGCACGCCATGACCACCCGCGACGCCCGGCTCGACCACGACCTGCTCGGCGCCCTGCACCGGGCGCTCGACGTGCCGCTTGTGCTGCACGGCTCGTCCGGCGTGCCCGACGCCGAGCTCGCCCGGGCGGTCGCCGGCGGTATCGCCAAGGTCAACATCGGCACCGCCCTCAACATCGCCATGACGGGGGCCGTCCGGGCCGCCCTGGCGGCGGAGCCGGAACGCGTCGACCCCCGCGCGTATCTGCGCGAGGGCCGCGAGGCGATGACCGACGCCGTGGTGCGCATGCTCGCCGCCGTCTCCGGCGCGGGCCGCCCGCACTGAACCCGGCACGGCAGCTCCCGCGTCGGCTCGCGCGCCGCTCCGCGCAGATAAGGCCGACCCGCGCGCAGAACCGCGCACACGAGGGTGGTGCACACGGCCCGGAACGCGCAGGACCGTGCGCGATACGCTCGGCCCCCTGCACGGCGAACGAGG encodes the following:
- a CDS encoding DinB family protein, with protein sequence MIEAFAKRDLHERLRRDREALLWKLDGLSAYHARRPLTATGTNLLGLVKHVAIVEARYFGEVFDRPSPEPLPRWQDSDGSDLWATEDETCDQIIGFYRRTWEHSDATIDELPLDAPGHVPWWPEPHCHTKLFAIMVHVLGESVRHAGHADILREGLDGRTGLRPEHEMPINEEARAAYCAKIERAARSAAPVQE
- a CDS encoding Gfo/Idh/MocA family oxidoreductase; protein product: MSGPEDVGGLSRRAALRAGALAGAGMAAVGAGGGTAAAADRTGPRIPGADESTWPKRRGRSMMGVPFDRHRTVRVGVIGLGNRGSAMLPLFLALEGVRVTALCDVDREKVAGAVKTVTDAGQPEPATFTTGEDAYEKLCAYQELDFVYVVTPWEWHTEMALTAMRAGKHVGVECPIATSIRDLWRLVDTSEETRRHCIQLENCCYGQNELRVLRMAHEGLFGELLHGSGAYLHDLRELLFSDTYYEDEWRRAWHTRRDGDLYPTHGLGPVAAYMDINRGDRLVRMTSMSTPALGLADYRDRHVPRDDPKWDERYVNGDVTMSLLQTERGRVIHLVHGVSNPHPYSRLNHLAGTRGAFEDYPERIYLEPGASGHEWQDFGRYAEYDHWLWKDVGPGPGGHGGMDYLMLYRLAQTMRLGLAPDMDVYDAAAWNAPFALSIHSVRHDGATVPFPDFTRGEWKTPHPGTDSSKPSGG
- a CDS encoding sugar isomerase encodes the protein MTHLEAETADQPECWDRAAALAAARSDLLPVNGERVAVVGCGTSLFMAQAYAALRESHGLGETDAFAASEFPRGRRYDQVVALTRSGTTTEVLDLLAGLRGAVRTLAVTADPHTPVASAADALAVLDFADEHSVVQTRFATSALTFLRAGLGLHDAQVERDARRALSEPLPEGLARASQFTFLGNGWTVGLAHEAALKMREATRSWTESYPAMEYRHGPISIADRSTVTWMFGPAPAGLPEQVAATGARWIESALDPLASLVSVHRLAAAVAAERGLDPDRPRNLTRSVILADG
- a CDS encoding class II fructose-bisphosphate aldolase — its product is MPLVPTGALVAEAAARGAAVAAFNVITLEHVEAVVAGAERAGLPVILQISENAVLFHGGRPGPLAAAAAECARQGTAPLALHLDHVKDRALLEQAPGCGFGSVMFDAAHLPYEQNVAATREAAAWAHAHGLWLEAELGEVGGKDGRGPLDAHAPGARTDPDEACRFTEATGVDALAVAVGSSHAMTTRDARLDHDLLGALHRALDVPLVLHGSSGVPDAELARAVAGGIAKVNIGTALNIAMTGAVRAALAAEPERVDPRAYLREGREAMTDAVVRMLAAVSGAGRPH